A section of the Phaseolus vulgaris cultivar G19833 chromosome 8, P. vulgaris v2.0, whole genome shotgun sequence genome encodes:
- the LOC137823441 gene encoding COBRA-like protein 4, giving the protein MRLVISAAVCVLVLFSYAAAYDPLDPNGNVTIKWDVVSWTPDGYVAVVTMSNFQMFRHIMNPGWTLSWSWAKKEVIWSMVGAQTTEQGDCSKFKGNVPHCCKKTPTVVDLLPGVPYNQQFSNCCKGGVVAAWGQDPSSAVSSFQVSIGLAGTSNKTVKLPKNFTLLGPGPGYTCGPAKVVPSTVFLTADKRRKTQALMTWNVTCTYSQFLARKNPGCCVSLSSFYNETITPCPSCACGCQNKRNCIKSDSKRINMVGIHTPKKDNEPLLQCTHHMCPIRVHWHVKLNYMDYWRVKVAVTNFNYRMNYSLWTLAVQHPNLNNVTQVFSFDYKPILPYESINDTGMFYGMKYFNDLLMEAGPTGNVQSEILLQKDKDTFTLKQGWAFPRKVYFNGEECMLPPPDTYPILPNSAPVNLLNFTVFILTMLVMLALW; this is encoded by the exons ATGAGGCTTGTCATATCAGCAGCTGTATGTGTTCTTGTGCTATTTTCTTATGCTG CTGCGTATGATCCTTTGGATCCAAATGGAAATGTAACGATCAAATGGGATGTTGTGTCTTGGACACCAGATGGCTATGTA GCAGTGGTAACAATGAGCAATTTCCAAATGTTTCGGCACATCATGAATCCGGGATGGACCTTGTCGTGGTCATGGGCAAAGAAGGAAGTAATATGGTCCATGGTAGGAGCTCAAACCACAGAGCAAGGAGACTGCTCTAAGTTCAAAGGCAATGTACCTCACTGCTGCAAGAAAACTCCCACAGTTGTAGACTTGCTCCCTGGTGTACCTTACAATCAACAATTCTCAAACTGTTGTAAGGGTGGAGTGGTGGCAGCATGGGGCCAAGACCCTTCATCAGCAGTTTCATCCTTCCAAGTGAGTATTGGGCTAGCTGGCACTTCAAACAAGACAGTTAAACTTCCCAAGAACTTCACTCTCTTGGGTCCAGGACCAGGCTACACTTGTGGTCCTGCCAAGGTTGTCCCTTCCACCGTTTTCCTTACAGCTGACAAGCGCCGCAAGACTCAAGCACTAA TGACATGGAATGTTACTTGCACATACTCACAATTTCTGGCAAGAAAGAACCCAGGTTGCTGTGTATCTTTGTCATCCTTTTACAATGAGACCATCACCCCTTGTCCCTCTTGTGCCTGTGGATGCCAGAACAAGAGGAACTGTATCAA GAGTGACTCCAAACGTATCAACATGGTGGGGATTCACACTCCAAAGAAAGACAATGAACCATTGCTACAGTGCACTCATCATATGTGCCCAATAAGGGTACACTGGCACGTGAAGCTCAACTATATGGACTATTGGCGAGTCAAGGTTGCCGTAACAAATTTCAACTACCGTATGAATTACTCCCTCTGGACTCTTGCTGTTCAGCATCCAAATCTTAACAACGTCACCCAAGTTTTCAGCTTTGATTACAAGCCTATACTTCCTTACGAGTCCATAA ATGACACTGGTATGTTCTATGGTATGAAATACTTTAACGATCTCTTGATGGAAGCTGGACCAACTGGGAATGTTCAATCAGAAATTCTTCTTCAGAAAGATAAGGATACGTTCACACTCAAGCAGGGGTGGGCATTTCCTCGCAAGGTCTACTTTAATGGTGAAGAATGCATGCTTCCACCGCCGGATACCTACCCGATCCTCCCTAACTCTGCCCCTGTGAACCTATTGAACTTCACAGTATTCATTTTAACAATGCTTGTCATGCTAGCTCTTTGGTGA
- the LOC137823440 gene encoding protein COBRA-like, producing MGFSLLPKATPCILLLVLLYCTCFTSTDAYDPLDPNGNITIKWDIITWTPDGYVAVVTMNNFQQYRHIASPGWRLGWTWAKKEVIWSMMGGQTTEQGDCSKFKAGIPHCCKKDPTVVDLLPGTPYNQQIANCCKGGVLGSWVQDPTNAVSSFQVSVGRAGTTNKTVKVPKNFTLSAPGPGYTCGPAKIVKPTQFIQADKRRVTQALMTWNVTCQYSQFLAQKTPSCCVSLSSFYNDTIVPCPTCACGCQGNSSLSGSCVNSQTPHLASVVSGSGKNNLSPLVQCTSHMCPVRIHWHVKVNYKEYWRVKVTITNFNYRMNYSEWNMVVQHPNFDNLTQLFSFNYKSLTPYGSINDTAMLWGVKFYNDFLSQAGPNGNVQSELLFRKDKATFTFDKGWAFPRRIYFNGDNCVMPPPDAYPWLPNAGSRQEVSLFALVIAYLVALVFYAHA from the exons ATGGGTTTCTCTCTGTTACCAAAAGCAACTCCTTGCATTTTGCTCTTGGTTCTGCTGTATTGCACTTGCTTCACTTCAACAG ATGCTTATGATCCGCTTGACCCAAATGGGAATATCACAATCAAATGGGATATTATAACTTGGACCCCTGATGGATATGTA GCTGTTGTTACAATGAACAATTTCCAACAATATCGTCATATTGCTTCACCTGGCTGGAGACTAGGATGGACATGGGCAAAAAAGGAGGTAATATGGAGCATGATGGGAGGGCAGACCACTGAACAAGGAGATTGTTCAAAATTTAAGGCAGGTATTCCACATTGCTGTAAGAAAGATCCGACGGTTGTGGATTTGCTTCCTGGAACACCTTACAATCAACAAATTGCAAATTGCTGCAAAGGTGGGGTGCTTGGTTCTTGGGTGCAGGATCCGACCAATGCAGTTTCATCATTTCAAGTTAGTGTTGGTAGAGCTGGAACCACAAACAAAACTGTCAAAGTCCCAAAAAACTTTACCTTGAGTGCACCAGGACCAGGTTATACTTGTGGTCCAGCCAAGATTGTGAAACCCACACAATTCATTCAAGCAGACAAAAGGAGAGTGACCCAAGCACTGA TGACATGGAATGTGACATGCCAATACTCACAATTTCTAGCTCAGAAAACTCCCTCTTGCTGTGTCTCACTTTCATCTTTCTACAATGATACTATTGTGCCGTGCCCAACATGTGCATGTGGCTGCCAGGGTAACTCATCTCTGTCAGGAAGCTGTGTGAA TTCACAAACGCCACATTTGGCATCGGTTGTTTCTGGCTCTGGGAAGAATAACTTGTCACCTTTGGTTCAATGTACTAGTCATATGTGTCCAGTCCGAATCCACTGGCATGTGAAGGTAAACTACAAGGAGTACTGGCGTGTAAAGGTTACTATTACTAATTTTAATTACAGGATGAACTATTCTGAGTGGAACATGGTTGTTCAACATCCAAACTTCGACAATTTGACTCAATTGTTCAGTTTCAACTACAAGTCATTGACCCCTTACGGTTCAATAA ATGACACAGCAATGCTATGGGGAGTTAAGTTCTATAATGATTTTCTGAGCCAAGCTGGCCCTAATGGCAATGTTCAATCCGAGCTACTCTTCCGAAAGGATAAAGCAACTTTTACTTTTGATAAGGGATGGGCTTTTCCTCGAAGGATCTATTTTAATGGTGACAATTGTGTCATGCCACCACCTGATGCTTATCCGTGGTTACCTAATGCTGGTTCTCGGCAAGAAGTTTCCTTGTTTGCCTTAGTGATAGCTTATTTGGTAGCCTTGGTATTTTATGCCCACGCATAA
- the LOC137825471 gene encoding protein COBRA-like produces MGFSLLPKPTPCILFLVLLSSTCFTSTDAYDPLDPNGNITIKWDVLSWTPDGYVAVVTMNNFQRYRHITSPGWSLGWTWAKREVIWSMMGGQTTEQGDCSKFKGNIPHSCKKNPTVVDLLPGTPYNQQIANCCKGGVLSSWVQDPSRAAASFQVSVGDAGNSKRTVKLPTNFTLKTPGPGYTCGKARIVRPTKFITPDKRRTTQALMTWQVVCTYSLFLAHKTPTCCLSLSSFHNNTIVPCPTCSCGCQRNSSQSGKCVNPGTPHLASFVSGFGENNLSPMVQCSNHMCPIRVHWHVKFSSEKYWHVKVMITNFNYRMKYSDWNLAIQHPNFDHRTQVSGFNYKLITPYASINDTAELWGMKSQHNDVLNLAGPNGKVQGDILFRKDKATLSFDKGWAFPRWIYFNGDMCVMPPPSAYPF; encoded by the exons atgggATTCTCTCTGTTACCAAAACCAACTCCTTGCATTTTGTTCTTGGTTCTGCTTTCTTCTACTTGCTTCACTTCAACAG ATGCTTATGATCCGCTTGACCCAAATGGGAATATCACAATCAAATGGGATGTTTTATCCTGGACCCCTGATGGATATGTA GCTGTTGTTACAATGAACAACTTCCAAAGATATCGTCACATTACATCACCTGGCTGGTCACTAGGATGGACATGGGCAAAAAGGGAGGTAATATGGAGCATGATGGGAGGGCAGACCACTGAACAAGGAGACTGCTCAAAATTTAAGGGAAATATTCCACATTCTTGTAAGAAAAATCCAACAGTGGTAGATTTGCTTCCTGGGACACCTTACAATCAACAAATTGCAAATTGTTGCAAAGGTGGGGTGCTCAGTTCATGGGTGCAGGATCCAAGCAGAGCAGCTGCATCTTTTCAAGTCAGTGTTGGTGATGCTGGAAACTCAAAGAGAACTGTCAAACTCCCAACAAACTTCACCTTGAAAACACCTGGACCAGGTTATACTTGTGGAAAAGCTAGGATTGTCAGACCCACTAAGTTCATTACTCCAGACAAAAGGAGAACGACCCAAGCACTGA TGACATGGCAGGTGGTATGCACATATTCACTATTTCTAGCTCATAAAACTCCCACTTGCTGCCTCTCGCTTTCATCTTTCCATAATAATACTATTGTGCCTTGCCCAACATGTTCATGTGGCTGCCAACGTAATTCATCTCAGTCAGGGAAATGTGTAAA TCCAGGTACACCACATTTGGCCTCATTTGTTTCTGGCTTTGGGGAGAACAATCTTTCACCTATGGTTCAATGTTCTAATCACATGTGTCCAATCCGAGTCCACTGGCATGTTAAGTTCAGCTCCGAGAAGTACTGGCATGTGAAGGTTATGATTACTAATTTTAATTACAGGATGAAATATTCTGACTGGAACTTGGCTATTCAACATCCGAACTTTGACCATCGGACTCAAGTGTCCGGTTTCAACTACAAGCTAATAACTCCTTATGCTTCAATAA ATGATACAGCAGAGTTGTGGGGAATGAAGTCCCAGCATAATGATGTTCTCAATCTAGCTGGCCCGAATGGCAAGGTTCAAGGAGATATACTCTTCCGAAAGGATAAAGCAACTTTAAGTTTTGATAAGGGTTGGGCTTTCCCTCGATGGATCTACTTCAATGGTGACATGTGTGTGATGCCACCACCCAGTGCTTATCCCTTTTAG
- the LOC137825472 gene encoding uncharacterized protein yields the protein MAQSFGQTEINWDKLDKTRFYVVGAGLFTGVSVALYPISVVKTRLQVATKDAVERNVLSVMKGILKTDGVPGLYRGFGTVITGAIPARIIFLSTLETTKVAAFRMLEPFKLSETTQAAIANGVAGMTSSIFAQSVFVPIDVVSQKLMVQGYSGHAQYSGGLDVARKVLRSDGIRGLYRGFGLSVITYSPASAVWWASYGSSQRYIWRFLGHDTKYDEHIPSMQKIMLVQALGGIIAGASSSCITTPLDTIKTRLQVMGHENKSSIKQVAKDLMNEDGWKGFYRGFGPRFFSMSAWGTSMILTYEYLKRVCAKDE from the exons ATGGCCCAGTCCTTCGGTCAGACCGAGATAAACTGGGACAA GCTAGATAAAACTAGGTTCTATGTCGTAGGAGCTGGACTCTTTACAGGTGTTTCGGTGGCACTTTACCCCATTTCGGTTGTGAAAACTAGGCTGCAGGTTGCCACAAAGGATGCTGTAGAGAGAAATGTGTTATCTGTTATGAAAGGAATACTTAAAACAGATGGCGTCCCTGGTCTGTATAGAGGGTTTGGCACAGTTATCACTGGTGCTATTCCTGCCCGAATAATATTCCTCTCCACTCTAGAGACCACAAAGGTGGCTGCTTTCAGAATGCTTGAACCGTTTAAACTATCTGAAACTACCCAAGCTGCCATTGCAAATGGAGTTGCAGGCATGACATCATCGATTTTTGCTCAATCTGTGTTTGTACCAATTGATGTG GTTAGCCAAAAGTTGATGGTGCAAGGATACTCAGGCCATGCCCAATATAGCGGGGGTTTGGATGTTGCTCGCAAGGTTTTAAGATCTGATGGCATCCGGGGATTGTATAGAGGGTTTGGTCTGTCTGTTATTACTTATTCACCTGCTAGTGCAGTATGGTGGGCAAGCTATGGTTCAAGCCAACGCTACATTTGGAG ATTCTTGGGCCATGATACCAAATATGATGAACACATTCCTAGTATGCAGAAAATAATGTTAGTTCAGGCTTTGGGAGGGATTATTGCTGGTGCATCTTCATCCTGCATTACAACCCCATTGGATACTATCAAGACACGATTACAG GTAATGGGTCATGAAAATAAAAGCTCTATAAAACAAGTTGCTAAGGATTTAATGAATGAAGATGGTTGGAAAGGCTTTTATAGAGGGTTTGGCCCAAGATTCTTTAGCATGTCAGCATGGGGCACTTCGATGATATTGACTTATGAGTATCTGA AACGTGTATGCGCAAAAGATGAATAG
- the LOC137825473 gene encoding coumaroyl-CoA:anthocyanidin 3-O-glucoside-6''-O-coumaroyltransferase 1-like produces the protein MADTLKVIEQCEVSPPPGSVPSTSIPLTFFDLPWLCCPPLKRIFFYNFPYSTQHFFQTLLPTLKNSLSLTLQHFFPFSSNLVFPPKPNPPHIVYTQPHSVSFTVAQSSADFITLVSDSPKDVTALHPFVPVLPPPQTLEDGTFFIPIMAIQVTVMPHSGFTICITFRHAAADGRAFHHFMKFWASVCKSNGDLGLASIALPLHNRDIIQDPKGLKHIFLQKLLNFLPENVESKGEIRDVPSDMVRHTFVFSHEHVEKLKRWVSIKCKSHGLELPHITTFVVTSALIWFCKVKSEEIKSATVLANNDESYILAFMADCRNRPEFSIPVEYFGNCLVCGNAEVKRSKLVGENGILEAAIAIGSEVRHLQHGTFEGAETLMSNFTEFATLGKHMTIIAGSPNLEVYETDFGWGKPKKSDVVHVDNSGTISLSDCRDKEGRIEVGLALQKIQMKKFSTILEEHLTEIRVLD, from the coding sequence ATGGCTGACACACTGAAGGTGATAGAACAGTGTGAAGTTAGTCCTCCACCAGGTTCTGTTCCTTCAACCTCTATCCCTCTAACTTTCTTCGATCTTCCATGGCTTTGTTGCCCCCCTCTCAAACGTATCTTCTTCTATAACTTCCCTTATTCCACCCAACACTTCTTCCAAACTCTCCTTCCAACTCTCAAGAACTCTCTTTCCCTCACTCTCCAACACTTCTTCCCTTTCTCTTCCAACCTTGTCTTCCCTCCAAAGCCAAACCCCCCTCACATCGTCTACACACAACCTCATTCTGTCTCCTTCACAGTAGCTCAGTCCTCAGCAGATTTCATCACCCTTGTCTCTGATTCCCCAAAAGATGTCACAGCTTTGCACCCTTTTGTTCCTGTGTTGCCTCCACCACAAACTCTAGAAGATGGCACGTTTTTTATCCCTATCATGGCCATTCAGGTCACTGTTATGCCCCATTCTGGCTTCACCATATGCATCACTTTCAGACACGCGGCTGCTGATGGGAGAGCTTTTCATCACTTCATGAAATTCTGGGCCTCTGTTTGTAAGTCTAATGGAGACTTGGGTTTGGCTTCCATTGCCCTGCCACTGCACAATAGGGATATCATTCAAGACCCAAAAGGCCTTAAGCACATTTTCTTACAAAAATTGTTGAATTTTTTACCGGAAAATGTAGAGTCCAAGGGCGAAATACGTGATGTTCCTAGTGACATGGTGCGGCACACGTTTGTCTTTAGTCATGAACATGTTGAGAAACTCAAGAGATGGGTCTCTATTAAATGCAAAAGCCATGGTCTAGAATTACCACACATAACAACCTTTGTAGTGACTTCTGCTTTGATTTGGTTTTGTAAGGTCAAATCAGAAGAGATTAAATCTGCTACTGTACTTGCCAATAATGATGAGTCCTACATCTTGGCCTTTATGGCAGATTGTCGTAATCGTCCTGAATTTTCAATTCCAGTGGAATATTTTGGAAATTGTCTGGTTTGTGGCAATGCTGAAGTCAAGAGGAGCAAGCTTGTTGGGGAAAATGGTATTTTGGAGGCAGCCATTGCTATTGGTAGTGAAGTTAGACATTTGCAACATGGAACATTCGAAGGGGCTGAAACATTGATGTCAAATTTTACTGAATTTGCCACGTTGGGGAAGCATATGACAATAATTGCAGGGTCGCCAAATCTGGAAGTGTATGAAACTGACTTTGGGTGGGGAAAGCCTAAGAAGAGTGACGTGGTTCATGTAGATAATTCAGGAACAATTTCCCTTTCTGACTGTAGAGACAAAGAAGGTCGAATTGAAGTTGGGTTAGCACTTCAGAAGATTCAAATGAAGAAATTCAGTACCATTTTGGAAGAGCACCTCACAGAGATTAGAGTTCTTGACTGA